From Woronichinia naegeliana WA131, the proteins below share one genomic window:
- a CDS encoding HAD family hydrolase, whose translation MSKAVIFDLDGVIADTEPLKAAAHAQTARNFGGYLPDVFYPQVLGQSQDEVAKAALIQASLSISVSTYNAAFAEHYEKAVLSEATAVPGAIETMRSLTDHSFRLGLVTSSPKWMMRAVLERLNISNLLSVAISADDVAHPKPSSECYELALSKLQLLPSAVVAIEDTDIGGWAARRASIVTIACRHKLARLQKFDFAAAVITPPFDSVEFLHIVENCLIGQRGIAK comes from the coding sequence ATGAGTAAGGCTGTCATATTCGATTTGGACGGTGTAATTGCGGACACGGAGCCACTGAAGGCTGCTGCCCATGCTCAGACCGCTCGCAATTTTGGAGGGTACTTGCCTGATGTCTTCTATCCGCAAGTGCTTGGACAGTCGCAAGATGAAGTCGCAAAGGCGGCCCTCATCCAAGCAAGCCTTTCCATTTCGGTGTCCACATACAACGCGGCCTTTGCGGAGCATTACGAAAAGGCCGTTCTCTCAGAAGCCACAGCCGTACCAGGCGCAATAGAGACTATGAGGAGCTTGACAGATCATTCATTTCGACTCGGGCTGGTGACTTCAAGCCCTAAGTGGATGATGCGAGCGGTACTTGAACGCTTGAACATATCCAATTTACTGAGCGTGGCTATTTCCGCAGACGACGTGGCCCACCCGAAGCCGTCATCCGAATGCTACGAACTCGCGCTTTCTAAGCTCCAACTTCTGCCGAGTGCCGTTGTTGCGATAGAGGATACTGATATTGGGGGGTGGGCTGCAAGACGCGCGTCCATTGTCACAATCGCCTGCCGCCATAAGCTCGCGAGGTTGCAAAAATTTGATTTCGCGGCTGCGGTAATAACGCCTCCGTTCGACTCAGTAGAATTTTTACACATCGTCGAGAATTGCCTGATCGGGCAGCGAGGGATAGCGAAATGA
- a CDS encoding riboflavin kinase — MQFLRPEQRFSSLDSLKAQIAQDCQQAQAMLLKADSID, encoded by the coding sequence CTGCAATTTTTACGCCCAGAACAAAGGTTCTCAAGCCTAGATTCTTTAAAAGCCCAAATTGCTCAGGACTGTCAGCAAGCTCAAGCTATGCTTTTAAAAGCAGATTCGATAGACTAG
- a CDS encoding sterol desaturase family protein produces the protein MYRIFNILTEFEFYLKIAIACMFFQQVFYVVLGNAQVDYMNQVILYWITGFLSFYGIGLFIEKFIKGNDSLKNKLTARVSQVKEQQFPSFTVKGFFLGEVKSIITACVVLYLAPEVHRGNDLILNFGWFLMRIVIADLCFYVTHLLFHRKSLLRFHLKHHEFQDTSSFVAAHKSWAEFVVTTVTDLLPVFIFGYDINQICAWILVGNAYNLEGHSSLSIFFISSDFHDLHHTSFTGNYGIQGFWDKMFKTLNPPHYQRRIIFPSSYLKPTE, from the coding sequence ATGTATAGAATTTTTAACATTCTGACCGAATTTGAGTTTTATCTTAAGATTGCAATTGCTTGCATGTTCTTCCAACAAGTGTTTTATGTAGTCTTGGGAAATGCACAAGTTGACTATATGAATCAGGTGATCCTGTATTGGATCACTGGTTTCTTATCATTTTATGGAATTGGTCTATTTATTGAGAAATTTATAAAAGGGAACGACTCTCTAAAAAATAAGTTAACAGCGAGAGTTTCTCAAGTTAAAGAACAACAATTTCCCTCCTTCACTGTTAAAGGCTTTTTCTTAGGTGAGGTAAAGTCTATCATAACAGCCTGTGTCGTCCTTTATTTGGCACCAGAAGTTCACAGAGGCAATGATTTAATTCTCAATTTTGGGTGGTTTCTAATGAGAATTGTTATTGCTGATTTATGCTTCTATGTAACGCATTTGCTATTCCACAGAAAGTCTTTATTGAGGTTTCATTTAAAGCACCATGAATTTCAGGACACATCAAGCTTTGTTGCTGCTCACAAAAGCTGGGCTGAATTTGTTGTTACTACTGTGACAGATCTTCTTCCTGTATTTATATTTGGATATGATATCAACCAGATATGTGCATGGATTCTTGTAGGCAATGCTTACAACTTAGAAGGCCATAGTTCATTGTCGATATTTTTTATATCATCTGATTTTCACGACCTTCATCATACTAGTTTTACAGGAAACTATGGTATTCAAGGATTTTGGGACAAGATGTTCAAGACGCTAAATCCTCCCCACTATCAGCGACGAATTATATTTCCTTCGAGTTATCTGAAACCCACTGAATGA
- a CDS encoding bifunctional riboflavin kinase/FAD synthetase, which translates to MWIISSTNELLVPTAIALGNFDGVHLGHQQVLKKIIDHQANSGDQRPYPTVVSFNPHPRQFFTGQHQPLLTPLEEKVAQLESLGIAQLVLLPFSQALANLVPQEFVETILFKQLQAQKISVGADFRFGYQRQGTAQDLTAIAAQFGIEVFTTSLQQDANQRISSSLIRSALAAGDMEQANRMLGRPYGLVGKVIYGQQLGRTLGFPTANLALPEEKLLPRFGVYCVRVHCPSLSPHPLGGVMNLGDRPTVDGQKVTAEIHLFNFSDNLYDQSLRVELLQFLRPEQKFSGLDSLKAQIAQDCQQAQAMLLKADLID; encoded by the coding sequence GTGTGGATCATCTCATCAACTAACGAACTACTGGTTCCAACCGCGATCGCCCTTGGCAATTTTGATGGCGTTCACTTGGGGCATCAACAGGTTTTAAAAAAAATTATTGATCATCAGGCGAATTCAGGCGATCAAAGACCCTATCCAACGGTGGTCAGCTTTAATCCCCATCCTCGTCAATTTTTTACGGGTCAACATCAGCCGCTTTTAACACCTCTAGAGGAAAAGGTTGCCCAATTGGAAAGTTTGGGGATTGCTCAGTTGGTATTGTTGCCCTTTAGTCAGGCTCTAGCCAATCTTGTTCCCCAGGAATTTGTCGAAACTATTTTATTTAAACAATTACAGGCTCAAAAAATTAGTGTCGGGGCTGATTTTCGTTTCGGTTATCAACGTCAGGGAACAGCCCAGGATTTAACGGCGATCGCTGCCCAGTTTGGCATTGAGGTTTTTACCACATCATTACAACAGGATGCTAATCAACGGATTAGTAGTTCTCTGATTCGTTCTGCTTTAGCAGCCGGTGATATGGAACAGGCCAATCGGATGTTAGGCCGTCCCTATGGTTTAGTGGGAAAGGTTATTTACGGGCAACAACTGGGGCGAACCCTAGGCTTTCCGACTGCTAATCTAGCACTGCCGGAAGAAAAACTCTTACCGCGTTTCGGGGTTTACTGTGTTCGAGTCCATTGTCCAAGTCTCTCTCCTCATCCTTTAGGTGGTGTGATGAATTTAGGCGATCGCCCTACTGTTGACGGTCAAAAAGTCACGGCTGAAATACATCTTTTCAATTTTTCAGATAATCTGTATGATCAATCGTTAAGAGTTGAATTACTGCAATTTTTACGTCCAGAACAAAAGTTCTCAGGTTTGGATTCTTTAAAAGCCCAAATTGCTCAGGACTGTCAGCAAGCTCAAGCAATGCTTTTAAAAGCAGATTTGATAGACTAG
- a CDS encoding ABC transporter ATP-binding protein, with protein sequence MNNLLEVKDVYAGYVQDLPILQGINFAIAPGELVTVIGPNGAGKSTLAKTIFGLLSPSQGEIFFKGESIAGLPSDQIVRRGMCYVPQVSNVFASLTVSENLEMGAFLHNGSTKALKDNIYTMFPKLAQRRHQKAGTLSGGERQMLAMGRALMLDPDLLVLDEPSAALSPLLVKDVFEQIKAINANGKAIVLVEQNAKQALMMAHRGYVLENGKDKLEGTGASLLDNPMVGELYLGSAYHGKL encoded by the coding sequence ATGAATAATTTACTCGAAGTTAAGGATGTTTATGCTGGTTATGTGCAGGATTTACCGATCTTGCAAGGTATCAATTTTGCGATCGCGCCTGGAGAATTAGTAACGGTCATTGGCCCGAATGGAGCCGGAAAATCCACCTTAGCGAAAACGATTTTTGGTCTATTGTCTCCCAGTCAAGGGGAAATTTTCTTTAAAGGGGAAAGTATTGCTGGTTTGCCTTCGGATCAGATTGTGCGGCGCGGAATGTGTTATGTGCCTCAAGTTTCTAACGTTTTTGCTAGTTTAACGGTTTCAGAAAATTTAGAAATGGGGGCTTTTTTGCATAATGGTTCCACTAAAGCTTTGAAGGATAACATTTACACCATGTTTCCCAAGTTGGCCCAGCGTCGTCACCAAAAAGCAGGTACTTTATCGGGGGGCGAACGACAGATGTTGGCAATGGGACGTGCTCTAATGCTCGATCCTGATTTATTGGTTTTAGATGAACCCTCGGCGGCTCTCTCTCCTCTCCTAGTTAAAGATGTGTTTGAACAAATTAAGGCCATTAATGCCAACGGTAAGGCGATCGTGTTAGTGGAACAAAATGCAAAACAGGCTTTGATGATGGCCCATCGAGGTTATGTCTTAGAAAATGGCAAGGATAAGTTAGAGGGAACGGGAGCCAGTTTATTGGATAATCCGATGGTGGGTGAACTCTATTTAGGCTCGGCCTATCATGGCAAACTTTAG
- a CDS encoding ferredoxin family protein, whose protein sequence is MPHSIVTKTCEGVADCVDACPVACIHPGPGKNVKGTNWYWIDFNVCIDCGICLQVCPVEGAIIAAERPDLQETPI, encoded by the coding sequence ATGCCCCATAGTATTGTTACGAAAACCTGTGAAGGCGTTGCTGACTGTGTGGATGCCTGTCCTGTTGCTTGTATTCATCCTGGGCCAGGCAAAAATGTCAAAGGCACTAACTGGTATTGGATTGACTTTAATGTTTGTATTGACTGTGGCATTTGTCTGCAAGTCTGCCCAGTGGAAGGAGCCATTATCGCCGCAGAACGGCCGGATTTACAGGAAACCCCTATTTAG
- a CDS encoding response regulator transcription factor: protein MRILIVEDDPLMQLGLEQALNERTDITVIGQAGDGYSAVQQALELEPDVILMDIGLPGLDGIAATKQIKTQLPNVHIVMLTSHTLQTEVIAALASGADAYCIKGASLERLLGAIDAAKDGATYLDPQIARLVIDQLYPPIPPTLAHLSERELDVLRLIVQGKSNHEIGEELYLSINTIKTHVRGIMNKLLVDDRVQAAVIALRSGLV from the coding sequence ATGCGAATTTTAATTGTTGAAGATGATCCTCTGATGCAGTTAGGGCTAGAACAGGCTCTCAACGAACGGACTGATATCACCGTTATTGGTCAAGCTGGGGATGGCTATAGTGCTGTTCAGCAAGCTTTGGAACTGGAACCTGATGTCATTCTCATGGATATTGGTTTGCCTGGTTTGGATGGCATTGCCGCAACCAAGCAGATTAAGACCCAATTGCCTAACGTACATATTGTTATGCTCACCTCCCATACGCTACAAACGGAAGTGATTGCTGCCCTGGCCAGTGGAGCCGATGCCTATTGTATTAAAGGGGCCAGTTTAGAACGATTGTTAGGGGCAATTGATGCAGCTAAGGATGGGGCCACTTATCTCGATCCGCAAATTGCTCGCCTGGTGATCGATCAGCTTTATCCACCGATTCCACCTACCTTGGCCCATCTTTCGGAACGGGAACTCGATGTTTTAAGGTTAATTGTGCAGGGAAAAAGTAATCACGAAATTGGCGAGGAACTTTACCTCAGTATCAATACGATTAAAACCCATGTACGAGGCATTATGAATAAATTATTGGTGGATGATCGGGTGCAAGCTGCCGTCATTGCGCTGCGATCGGGTTTAGTTTAA
- a CDS encoding GAF domain-containing sensor histidine kinase, whose amino-acid sequence MLKVFYALLNHLPGFSVVRTARGKGWVLAIAYGGLGWLAVSLVRASITTTLVGLVTGLAIAVTTGLLLSAAVTERERLEKQLRSTLERDKLLAEVALRICQSLDLDTIFQTTVTEVRNLLHSDRVYIGFLETTGQFTVVAESLNQHYPSVLQNQAENPRDEEVAHLLPQKTFIVDNMADFEGELLLHDYYHRYGVKAVLAVPLMGKKGPIGLLVSHYCSGPRRWQKGEVRLLEQLAIQVAIAVQQAQLYQQVQVLNGNLTRQVQERTLELEDRMLELQDLHQMKAVFLQAVSHDLRTSMMGLLMLLKNLQNRSGENVTLSRPILDRLIQSGDHQLLLLNALSESHFAEHHPLMIQSQPLCLKTLFENLLADWQPLLQQNQAQIKHSIPDQFPFVLADPHYLRQVFENLLTNALKHNPPGIQLFLDVVIKGQMLRCTLRDNGVGMKKEQCQHLFGLYLRSAYNQRLTGIGLGCYQCRQIIEAHGGKIGVSSTPQQGTQFWFTLPLANVQRSAIS is encoded by the coding sequence ATGTTGAAAGTTTTCTACGCTTTGCTCAATCATCTCCCTGGTTTTTCAGTTGTGCGGACGGCCAGGGGAAAAGGTTGGGTTTTGGCGATCGCCTATGGAGGTCTAGGTTGGTTAGCTGTTTCTTTGGTTAGAGCCAGCATCACCACAACATTGGTCGGTTTAGTCACTGGATTGGCGATCGCGGTGACAACGGGATTATTATTATCGGCGGCCGTGACAGAACGGGAACGATTGGAAAAGCAACTGCGAAGTACCCTAGAGCGGGATAAATTGTTAGCAGAAGTGGCCCTGCGAATTTGTCAATCCCTGGATCTAGACACTATCTTTCAAACCACCGTGACAGAAGTTAGAAATTTATTACACAGCGATCGCGTTTATATTGGCTTTCTAGAAACCACAGGACAATTCACCGTTGTTGCCGAATCTCTGAATCAGCATTATCCATCCGTTTTGCAAAACCAAGCAGAAAATCCTCGCGATGAAGAAGTAGCCCATTTATTACCGCAAAAGACCTTTATTGTTGATAATATGGCTGATTTTGAGGGGGAACTATTACTGCATGATTATTATCATCGCTATGGTGTCAAAGCCGTTTTAGCAGTTCCTTTAATGGGCAAAAAAGGCCCGATTGGCTTATTAGTCAGTCATTATTGTTCCGGTCCCCGACGTTGGCAAAAGGGAGAAGTCCGTCTTCTAGAACAATTAGCGATTCAAGTGGCGATCGCCGTTCAACAGGCCCAACTTTATCAACAGGTGCAAGTTCTCAATGGCAATCTGACCCGCCAGGTACAGGAACGAACCTTAGAACTCGAAGATCGGATGTTGGAATTACAAGATCTACACCAAATGAAGGCGGTTTTTTTACAAGCGGTCTCCCACGATCTCCGCACTTCTATGATGGGGTTATTAATGTTACTTAAAAATTTACAGAACCGTTCGGGAGAAAATGTCACTCTGTCCCGCCCTATTTTAGATCGTTTAATCCAAAGTGGAGATCATCAATTACTGTTATTAAACGCCCTCTCTGAGAGTCATTTCGCTGAACATCATCCTTTGATGATTCAATCTCAACCTCTTTGTTTAAAAACCTTATTTGAGAACCTATTGGCTGACTGGCAACCTCTTTTGCAACAAAATCAGGCTCAAATTAAGCATTCTATTCCCGATCAATTTCCCTTTGTCCTAGCGGATCCCCATTATTTACGACAGGTCTTTGAAAATCTGCTCACTAATGCCCTTAAACATAACCCACCTGGCATTCAACTTTTCCTAGACGTAGTGATTAAGGGACAAATGCTGCGTTGTACCCTGCGAGATAATGGTGTTGGGATGAAAAAGGAACAATGTCAGCATCTTTTTGGACTCTATCTGCGCTCTGCCTATAATCAACGTTTAACCGGTATTGGCCTAGGCTGTTATCAATGTCGGCAAATTATTGAGGCTCATGGTGGTAAAATCGGCGTTTCCAGCACACCCCAACAGGGAACACAGTTTTGGTTTACCCTACCGCTTGCCAATGTTCAGCGATCAGCCATTTCCTAA
- a CDS encoding hybrid sensor histidine kinase/response regulator: MVLSSCINILLIEDNPAEARLLREILKGSQGQTFEIVHVQRLADGLQKATQQRFDVILLDLTLPDSEGLSSLIPLMESVPDLPIVVLTNHNDDHLALDAVRAGAQDYLVKRNASLELLVRSICYAIERKQVAEKLRRENQSLEASIKQRTAELTKAQELNQLKSEFVSMLSHDFRNPLNTILLSAGLLEESRDRLTPEQQVNYFQMIRNAIKDMDQLLTEVLLLGRSDSGKLKCHFIPLNLEEFCGHLVDNINQSQQPIYGHCPIIFRCLGELPSELWDTNLVRHILNNLLTNAVKYSAPKGVVYFDLMVEQDVIVFQITDQGIGIPPEALPKLFNPFYRAENVDNIAGTGLGLTIVQRCVEVYGGKITVVSELNQGTTFTVTLPRQKDLVVVNHSSVEHSYY; the protein is encoded by the coding sequence ATGGTGTTATCTAGTTGTATTAATATCCTCCTAATTGAGGATAATCCGGCTGAAGCTCGTCTGCTACGGGAGATTTTAAAGGGTTCTCAGGGCCAAACCTTTGAAATTGTCCATGTCCAAAGACTGGCGGATGGTTTACAAAAGGCAACCCAACAACGCTTTGATGTCATTCTTTTAGATCTCACTTTACCAGATAGTGAAGGATTATCGTCTCTGATTCCCTTAATGGAATCCGTACCAGATTTGCCAATTGTGGTATTAACCAATCATAACGACGATCATTTGGCTTTGGATGCAGTACGGGCTGGAGCCCAGGACTATTTAGTTAAACGCAATGCCAGCCTCGAACTACTGGTTCGTTCTATTTGTTATGCCATTGAACGTAAGCAGGTGGCCGAAAAACTTCGTCGAGAAAACCAATCCTTAGAAGCCAGTATTAAACAACGCACTGCCGAATTAACCAAAGCCCAGGAATTAAATCAGTTAAAGTCCGAATTTGTCTCCATGTTATCCCATGACTTTCGGAACCCACTGAACACGATTTTACTTTCGGCTGGTCTCTTAGAAGAAAGCCGCGATCGCTTAACACCTGAACAGCAAGTCAATTATTTTCAAATGATCCGCAATGCGATCAAAGACATGGATCAATTGCTCACCGAAGTGCTATTGTTAGGACGCTCTGATTCAGGAAAATTGAAATGCCATTTTATTCCCTTAAACCTTGAGGAATTCTGTGGCCATTTAGTTGATAATATCAATCAAAGTCAGCAGCCCATTTACGGTCATTGTCCCATTATTTTTCGGTGTTTGGGAGAATTGCCCAGTGAGTTATGGGATACAAATTTAGTCCGGCATATTCTCAATAATTTACTGACCAATGCGGTTAAATACTCTGCACCAAAAGGAGTCGTCTATTTTGACCTTATGGTTGAGCAAGATGTCATTGTTTTTCAGATTACAGATCAAGGGATTGGCATTCCCCCCGAAGCCTTACCGAAGCTATTTAACCCTTTCTATCGGGCAGAAAATGTGGATAATATTGCGGGGACAGGTCTGGGATTAACCATTGTACAACGCTGTGTAGAGGTTTACGGGGGCAAAATTACGGTCGTTAGTGAGCTAAATCAAGGAACAACTTTTACGGTTACGCTACCCAGACAAAAGGATTTGGTTGTCGTCAATCATTCTTCTGTAGAGCATTCTTATTATTAG
- a CDS encoding glycosyltransferase family 2 protein, whose translation MVTRTEVKNSNTLWIVIVNYRTAALTIDGLHSLENEVKELGTVKVFIVDNASGDDSVEQIQQAIAQNTWGDWASLIPSEKNGGFAFGNNLVIQKALHASDSPQYLLLLNPDTIVRPQALTHLLDFMNANPRVGIAGSRLEDPDGTPQRSAFRFHSFLSEWDAGLSLGIISYLLRLWIVARPVPDQACQTDWVSGASMIIRREVFETVGLMDEDYFMYYEEVDFCLQASKKGWPCWYVPASRVVHLVGQSSGVNQPGVEKKRQPTYWFESRRRYFVKNYGLLYAILVDFLWLTGFLTWRGRIFFQRKPDSYPPYFLTDFVRNSVLTRLGSNINV comes from the coding sequence ATGGTAACTCGAACTGAAGTTAAAAACAGTAATACTTTATGGATCGTCATTGTCAATTACCGTACTGCGGCTCTGACCATTGACGGTTTACATTCCCTGGAAAATGAGGTGAAGGAACTGGGAACGGTTAAGGTTTTCATTGTTGATAACGCTTCTGGGGATGATTCCGTTGAGCAAATTCAACAGGCGATCGCTCAGAACACCTGGGGAGATTGGGCCAGTTTAATTCCCTCAGAAAAGAATGGTGGTTTTGCCTTTGGGAATAATTTGGTCATTCAAAAAGCTCTTCATGCCAGTGATTCTCCTCAGTATCTTCTGTTGCTTAATCCTGATACGATTGTCCGGCCCCAAGCTCTAACCCATTTACTGGATTTCATGAATGCCAACCCCAGGGTCGGTATTGCCGGTAGTCGCTTGGAAGATCCCGATGGCACACCTCAACGATCTGCTTTTCGCTTTCATTCTTTCCTCAGTGAATGGGATGCCGGATTAAGTTTAGGAATCATCTCTTACCTACTCCGCCTTTGGATTGTCGCTCGTCCCGTTCCCGATCAGGCCTGTCAAACCGATTGGGTCTCTGGAGCCAGCATGATCATTCGACGCGAGGTTTTTGAAACGGTGGGATTGATGGATGAGGATTATTTTATGTACTATGAAGAAGTGGATTTTTGTTTACAGGCCAGTAAAAAGGGATGGCCTTGTTGGTATGTACCTGCCAGTCGGGTTGTCCATCTCGTCGGCCAAAGTTCTGGGGTCAATCAGCCAGGAGTGGAAAAAAAACGACAACCCACCTATTGGTTTGAATCTCGCCGTCGCTACTTTGTTAAAAATTATGGTTTGCTCTATGCCATCCTGGTCGATTTTCTCTGGTTGACAGGATTTTTGACTTGGCGTGGCCGCATCTTTTTTCAACGCAAACCGGATTCTTATCCCCCTTACTTTCTAACTGATTTCGTCCGTAATAGTGTTCTGACTCGATTGGGGAGCAATATCAATGTCTAG
- a CDS encoding glycosyltransferase family 2 protein codes for MSSSFVVGVVVIGRNEGDRLKQCLLSLLPQTSQIVYVDSGSTDGSVELAQSLNVEVVALDMSIPFTAARARNTGVERLISLNAEIQYVQFVDGDCEVLPHWLQQARKTLDENPKVVAVSGRLTERFPQKTLYNYLVNMEWQAPFGEVLSCGGLSMMRIEALQAVGGFNASLIAGEEPELCIRLREKGGKILRIDADMALHDADMTQFSQWWKRNVRGGHSFAQVISVHSQTPKLYQHKERRSIWLWAFTVPLLALGLSWLTHGWSLLLFSGYGVLIWRIYRYQRSQSFTHKDALIYAIFCLLGRFPQLQGQLIFYRNAWLGKRATLIEYKGPNTTPIPKNN; via the coding sequence ATGTCTAGTTCTTTTGTCGTTGGGGTGGTGGTTATTGGCCGCAATGAAGGCGATCGCCTGAAACAATGTTTATTGTCTTTATTGCCGCAGACTTCCCAGATTGTCTATGTGGATTCGGGTTCAACGGATGGCAGTGTGGAGTTAGCCCAGTCTTTAAACGTGGAAGTTGTTGCTCTAGACATGTCCATTCCCTTTACAGCAGCCCGTGCTAGAAATACCGGAGTAGAAAGATTGATTAGCCTGAATGCCGAGATCCAATATGTCCAGTTTGTGGACGGAGATTGTGAAGTACTGCCCCATTGGCTACAGCAGGCGAGAAAAACCCTAGATGAAAATCCCAAGGTCGTTGCTGTTTCAGGCCGACTCACCGAAAGATTTCCCCAGAAAACCCTTTACAACTATTTAGTGAATATGGAGTGGCAAGCTCCCTTCGGTGAAGTACTTTCCTGTGGGGGACTGTCTATGATGCGAATTGAGGCTCTGCAAGCAGTGGGAGGTTTCAATGCCTCTCTAATCGCTGGGGAAGAACCAGAATTATGTATTCGTCTGCGGGAAAAGGGAGGGAAAATTCTGCGGATTGATGCTGATATGGCTCTCCATGATGCAGACATGACTCAATTTAGCCAATGGTGGAAGCGTAATGTTCGAGGCGGTCACAGTTTTGCCCAGGTGATTTCTGTCCATTCCCAAACGCCTAAACTTTACCAACATAAAGAAAGACGTAGTATCTGGCTTTGGGCTTTTACGGTTCCCCTTTTGGCCCTAGGACTCAGTTGGTTGACTCATGGTTGGAGTTTATTACTTTTTAGTGGTTATGGGGTATTAATTTGGCGTATTTATCGCTATCAACGGAGTCAATCTTTTACCCATAAAGACGCTTTAATCTATGCTATTTTTTGCTTGTTAGGTCGTTTTCCGCAATTGCAAGGCCAGTTGATTTTCTATCGCAATGCTTGGCTTGGTAAAAGAGCGACACTCATTGAGTACAAAGGCCCGAATACAACGCCCATACCAAAGAACAATTGA
- a CDS encoding WecB/TagA/CpsF family glycosyltransferase, translating to MAIRQVNVLNTMINNFSMRELLEKLNRTGGVVVTPNIDHLMKLKTDRCLQKAYLNAEYCVCDSKIIQYASYFLGTPIREKISGSDLFPAFYQYNKDNTNTTIFLLGAEDGVAHQAQVKINQKVGRQMIVDVYSPPFGFEKDEQECQAIIQRIKDSGATVLAVGLGAPKQEKWIAQYREQLPTIKIFLAIGATIDFEAGYKPRSPKWMSEVGLEWLYRLLSEPRRLWKRYLVDSLPFFWLILKQKFEQHPQELSGLGATSS from the coding sequence ATGGCAATCAGGCAAGTCAATGTACTCAATACAATGATCAATAACTTTTCCATGCGAGAACTGTTAGAAAAGTTAAATCGAACTGGGGGCGTAGTCGTCACCCCTAATATTGATCATTTGATGAAATTAAAGACTGATCGCTGTCTCCAGAAAGCTTACCTCAATGCCGAATACTGTGTCTGTGATAGTAAAATTATTCAATATGCCTCTTACTTTTTAGGCACCCCCATTCGAGAAAAAATTTCTGGTTCAGATTTATTCCCCGCTTTTTACCAATACAACAAAGATAATACCAACACTACAATTTTTCTGTTGGGAGCGGAAGACGGTGTAGCTCATCAGGCTCAGGTAAAGATCAATCAAAAAGTCGGCCGTCAAATGATTGTGGACGTTTATTCTCCTCCCTTTGGTTTTGAGAAGGATGAACAGGAATGTCAAGCTATTATTCAGCGTATTAAGGATTCGGGCGCAACGGTTCTGGCAGTTGGTCTTGGCGCGCCTAAGCAGGAAAAATGGATTGCCCAATATCGGGAGCAATTACCGACGATTAAAATTTTCTTGGCGATCGGGGCCACCATTGATTTTGAGGCTGGCTATAAACCGCGATCGCCGAAGTGGATGAGTGAAGTAGGGCTGGAATGGTTATACCGTCTGTTATCGGAACCTCGACGCTTATGGAAACGGTATTTAGTTGATAGTCTGCCCTTTTTCTGGCTAATCCTTAAACAAAAATTTGAGCAACACCCCCAGGAGCTATCTGGCCTGGGTGCGACCTCTAGTTGA